One segment of Ziziphus jujuba cultivar Dongzao chromosome 12, ASM3175591v1 DNA contains the following:
- the LOC107429036 gene encoding uncharacterized protein LOC107429036 isoform X2, with the protein MDLEHGNESSVNSGTLLYGAGTSVNSSGSSKNFEVLDGCDRNKFPIHKDAIANEDNIVVGSSSASPFSLSDSSIDLLQLNKSEDISSIPRVASLNEQNGDAQTPDKYEESSFLDNSLSKSEEYEHSSMASTLTFQASDVAQDSMKHFISLTESPPIQTMERSEYDPMRIPSSVFEGNKSTTPMEWSVASNESLFSIHLGNNSFTKERLVMLGGMSGELTKSGELLMFSSTPPAPLMDIEKRNCEEEKDSGAEEVTVKINKDAETECTEDPSLRIAPTAVSSISSTLSRRADGSVTSTRSFAFPVKKKKCEWKCEWKCTWTSCYCCNCSKAFCFMRPLCYRPRCSWAFCYSWNCSLKRCCCHSHSMMSEELRIDSEKVESEVCPKEKKVDSEGQHLETPKPTPTANHCCPVLSWFSWCCSCHSCCSCHSCSCHSCSCHSCYSCHTCRSCC; encoded by the exons ATGGACTTGGAACATGGGAATGAAAGCAGTGTGAATTCAGGAACTCTTCTTTATGGGGCCGGAACCAGTGTGAATTCGAGTGGGAGCAGTAAAAATTTCGAGGTTCTTGATGGGTGTGACAGAAATAAATTCCCAATACATAAAGATGCTATTGCTAATGAAGACAATATAGTTGTAGGATCTTCAAGTGCCTCACCTTTCTCATTATCAGATTCCTCAATTGATCTCTTACAGTTGAACAAAAGTGAAGATATCAGTTCAATACCACGTGTCGCTTCCCTCAATGAACAAAACGGTGATGCTCAAACACCAGATAAGTATGAAGAAAGCAGTTTTCTTGATAACAGCTTGTCTAAATCAGAAGAATATGAGCACAGCTCTATGGCTTCCACATTGACATTTCAAGCTTCAGATGTCGCCCAAGATTCCATGAAACATTTTATATCATTAACAGAATCCCCTCCAATCCAAACAATGGAAAGGTCAGAATATGATCCTATGAGGATTCCATCCTCCGTGTTCGAAggaaataaatccacaacaccAATGGAATGGAGTGTTGCTTCGAACGAGTCGCTGTTTAGCATTCATTTAGGCAACAATAGTTTCACCAAAGAACGTTTAGTAATGTTAGGTGGCATGTCTGGGGAACTGACCAAATCAGGTGAGTTACTCATGTTTAGTTCAACCCCTCCAGCTCCATTGATGGATATTGAGAAAAGGAATTGTGAAGAAGAGAAGGATTCTGGAGCTGAAGAAGTGACTGTTAAAATCAACAAGGATGCAGAAACAGAATGTACAGAAGATCCAAGTTTGAGGATAGCACCCACAGCAGTTTCCTCAATCTCTTCAACCCTATCCCGTCGTGCTGATGGAAGTGTAACCAGCACACGCTCTTTTGCCTTCCCGGT aaaaaagaagaagtgtgAGTGGAAGTGTGAATGGAAGTGTACATGGACATCGTGCTACTGTTGTAATTGTAGCAAGGCGTTCTGCTTTATGAGGCCACTTTGCTACCGTCCGAGATGTAGCTGGGCGTTCTGCTATAGTTGGAACTGTAGCCTAAAAAGATGTTGTTGTCATTCTCATTCCAT GATGTCAGAAGAGTTGAGAATTGATTCTGAGAAGGTAGAATCTGAGGTTTgtccaaaagaaaagaaggtaGATTCTGAGGGGCAGCATTTGGAGACGCCAAAGCCAACTCCCACTGCCAACCATTGCTGTCCTGTCTTGTCTTGGTTCTCATGGTGTTGTTCTTGTCATTCTTGTTGTTCGTGTCATTCTTGTTCTTGTCATTCTTGTTCTTGTCATTCTTGTTATTCTTGTCATACTTGTCGTTCTTGCTGTTGA
- the LOC107429036 gene encoding uncharacterized protein LOC107429036 isoform X1, which translates to MDLEHGNESSVNSGTLLYGAGTSVNSSGSSKNFEVLDGCDRNKFPIHKDAIANEDNIVVGSSSASPFSLSDSSIDLLQLNKSEDISSIPRVASLNEQNGDAQTPDKYEESSFLDNSLSKSEEYEHSSMASTLTFQASDVAQDSMKHFISLTESPPIQTMERSEYDPMRIPSSVFEGNKSTTPMEWSVASNESLFSIHLGNNSFTKERLVMLGGMSGELTKSGELLMFSSTPPAPLMDIEKRNCEEEKDSGAEEVTVKINKDAETECTEDPSLRIAPTAVSSISSTLSRRADGSVTSTRSFAFPVMSEELRIDSEKVESEVCPKEKKVDSEGQHLETPKPTPTANHCCPVLSWFSWCCSCHSCCSCHSCSCHSCSCHSCYSCHTCRSCC; encoded by the exons ATGGACTTGGAACATGGGAATGAAAGCAGTGTGAATTCAGGAACTCTTCTTTATGGGGCCGGAACCAGTGTGAATTCGAGTGGGAGCAGTAAAAATTTCGAGGTTCTTGATGGGTGTGACAGAAATAAATTCCCAATACATAAAGATGCTATTGCTAATGAAGACAATATAGTTGTAGGATCTTCAAGTGCCTCACCTTTCTCATTATCAGATTCCTCAATTGATCTCTTACAGTTGAACAAAAGTGAAGATATCAGTTCAATACCACGTGTCGCTTCCCTCAATGAACAAAACGGTGATGCTCAAACACCAGATAAGTATGAAGAAAGCAGTTTTCTTGATAACAGCTTGTCTAAATCAGAAGAATATGAGCACAGCTCTATGGCTTCCACATTGACATTTCAAGCTTCAGATGTCGCCCAAGATTCCATGAAACATTTTATATCATTAACAGAATCCCCTCCAATCCAAACAATGGAAAGGTCAGAATATGATCCTATGAGGATTCCATCCTCCGTGTTCGAAggaaataaatccacaacaccAATGGAATGGAGTGTTGCTTCGAACGAGTCGCTGTTTAGCATTCATTTAGGCAACAATAGTTTCACCAAAGAACGTTTAGTAATGTTAGGTGGCATGTCTGGGGAACTGACCAAATCAGGTGAGTTACTCATGTTTAGTTCAACCCCTCCAGCTCCATTGATGGATATTGAGAAAAGGAATTGTGAAGAAGAGAAGGATTCTGGAGCTGAAGAAGTGACTGTTAAAATCAACAAGGATGCAGAAACAGAATGTACAGAAGATCCAAGTTTGAGGATAGCACCCACAGCAGTTTCCTCAATCTCTTCAACCCTATCCCGTCGTGCTGATGGAAGTGTAACCAGCACACGCTCTTTTGCCTTCCCGGT GATGTCAGAAGAGTTGAGAATTGATTCTGAGAAGGTAGAATCTGAGGTTTgtccaaaagaaaagaaggtaGATTCTGAGGGGCAGCATTTGGAGACGCCAAAGCCAACTCCCACTGCCAACCATTGCTGTCCTGTCTTGTCTTGGTTCTCATGGTGTTGTTCTTGTCATTCTTGTTGTTCGTGTCATTCTTGTTCTTGTCATTCTTGTTCTTGTCATTCTTGTTATTCTTGTCATACTTGTCGTTCTTGCTGTTGA